The Nesterenkonia xinjiangensis genome contains a region encoding:
- the dnaN gene encoding DNA polymerase III subunit beta has product MKFTAERDVLTEAVSWTARSLSPRPPAPVLSGLLISTEDQTVSISSFDHEISAQLHVEADVEEQGTVLVSGRMLNDIVKALPDAPVTIELVDAKAVVTCRSSRFTLATMPVDEYPELPALPELAGTVDGAAFARAVSQVITAASKDDTLPILTGVKVEFEGDTVTFLATDRYRLAMREITWAPAHPDISTSALIKAKTLSDVAKSLAGSGELSIALGENTELVGFTSGGRRSTSVLVDGDYPKIRQLFPEETPIHAVVRTAELIEASRRVSLVAERNSHVRLQFTEAGEVILDAGADDAAAASEVISAELTGEPITVGFNPSYLNEGLNVIDTEYLRFSFVSAPKPAMITGQETPDGENSTDFRYLLMPVRLINQ; this is encoded by the coding sequence GTGAAGTTCACTGCGGAGCGTGACGTCCTCACCGAAGCTGTCTCCTGGACTGCTCGTTCCCTCTCCCCTCGACCTCCTGCACCCGTCCTCTCGGGCCTGCTGATCAGCACTGAGGACCAGACCGTGTCGATCTCCAGCTTCGATCACGAGATCTCCGCACAACTGCACGTCGAAGCCGATGTGGAGGAGCAGGGCACCGTCCTCGTCTCCGGGCGGATGCTCAATGACATCGTCAAAGCCCTCCCGGACGCTCCTGTCACCATCGAACTGGTGGACGCCAAGGCCGTGGTGACCTGCCGGTCCTCCCGCTTCACCCTCGCCACCATGCCCGTGGACGAGTACCCGGAGCTCCCTGCGCTGCCTGAGCTGGCCGGGACTGTCGACGGCGCCGCTTTCGCCCGCGCGGTGTCCCAGGTCATCACCGCGGCCTCCAAGGACGACACGCTGCCGATCCTCACCGGGGTGAAGGTGGAGTTCGAGGGCGACACCGTGACCTTCCTGGCCACCGACCGATACCGGCTGGCCATGCGGGAGATCACCTGGGCTCCTGCCCACCCTGACATTTCCACCTCTGCGCTCATCAAGGCCAAGACGCTCAGCGACGTCGCGAAGTCCCTGGCCGGATCCGGTGAACTCTCCATCGCGCTGGGTGAGAACACCGAGCTCGTCGGGTTCACCTCCGGCGGACGACGCTCCACCAGCGTGCTCGTCGACGGCGACTACCCCAAGATCCGTCAGCTTTTCCCCGAGGAGACGCCGATCCATGCGGTCGTACGCACTGCGGAGCTCATCGAAGCCTCCCGCCGCGTGTCGCTGGTCGCGGAACGCAACTCACATGTCCGGCTGCAGTTCACCGAAGCCGGGGAGGTCATCCTCGACGCCGGTGCGGACGACGCGGCAGCGGCTTCCGAGGTCATCTCCGCTGAGCTGACCGGGGAGCCCATCACTGTCGGGTTCAACCCCAGCTACCTCAATGAGGGCCTGAACGTCATCGACACCGAGTACCTGCGGTTCTCCTTCGTCTCGGCACCCAAGCCCGCGATGATCACCGGCCAGGAGACTCCTGACGGGGAGAACTCCACCGATTTCCGCTACCTGTTGATGCCGGTCCGGCTCATCAACCAGTAG
- the recF gene encoding DNA replication/repair protein RecF (All proteins in this family for which functions are known are DNA-binding proteins that assist the filamentation of RecA onto DNA for the initiation of recombination or recombinational repair.) codes for MRLSTLTLNDFRSYADVELTLHPGPNVLLGFNGVGKTNIAEAIGYLSTLGSHRVTHDAPLVRHGRSQAIIRAQAHRGSQEAMLELEINPGRSNRARINRGGAVRSTEILGILRTVLFAPEDLELIKGAPGVRRRLFDDLAVQLRPALGRVRLDYDKVLRQRNALLKSIRHEGFTTTHESTLAVWDHQLADAGSRLLQARLEVLGALRPHVAEAYQQLSGSVRTARLRYETGLEGQGPGASGDPGTAADDLCPLESADRGQLAELLRQGLEGARREERDRAQTLVGPHRDDIGFSLDEVPVKGFASHGETWSFALALRLAAYRTMVEDDSADGARPILILDDVFAELDARRRRRLAELAGEAEQLIITAAVDDDVPESLLQHALRVESEDQLSRVSMLETPEDGS; via the coding sequence ATGCGGCTCTCCACCCTCACCCTGAACGATTTCCGCAGCTACGCCGACGTCGAGCTGACCCTCCACCCCGGCCCCAATGTCCTCCTGGGGTTCAACGGGGTCGGGAAGACCAACATCGCTGAGGCTATCGGCTACCTGTCCACGCTCGGATCGCATCGGGTGACCCATGATGCGCCGCTGGTGCGCCATGGACGGTCACAGGCGATCATCCGCGCACAGGCCCACCGTGGTTCCCAGGAGGCGATGCTCGAGCTGGAGATCAACCCCGGCCGCAGCAATCGGGCTCGGATCAATCGGGGAGGTGCCGTACGGTCCACCGAGATCCTCGGCATCTTGCGCACGGTGCTCTTCGCTCCGGAGGACCTGGAGCTGATCAAGGGGGCTCCCGGGGTGCGGCGCCGGCTCTTCGACGACCTGGCCGTGCAGCTGCGTCCAGCCCTCGGGCGCGTCCGACTCGACTATGACAAGGTGCTGCGCCAGCGCAACGCCCTGCTGAAGTCCATCCGGCATGAGGGCTTCACTACCACTCACGAGTCCACCCTGGCAGTCTGGGACCATCAGCTCGCCGACGCGGGCTCCCGGCTGCTCCAGGCACGCCTGGAGGTCCTCGGCGCGCTGCGGCCCCACGTGGCGGAGGCCTATCAGCAGCTCTCCGGCAGTGTGCGCACGGCCCGGCTGCGCTATGAGACCGGGCTTGAGGGCCAGGGACCGGGTGCCTCGGGTGACCCTGGCACCGCCGCGGATGATCTCTGCCCCCTGGAGTCTGCTGATCGCGGGCAGCTCGCGGAGCTGCTGCGGCAGGGCCTCGAGGGGGCGCGCCGTGAGGAGCGTGATCGTGCCCAGACCCTGGTGGGTCCCCATCGTGATGACATCGGCTTCAGCCTCGACGAGGTTCCGGTGAAGGGCTTCGCCTCCCATGGGGAGACCTGGTCCTTCGCGCTGGCGCTGCGGCTGGCGGCCTACCGCACCATGGTCGAGGACGACTCGGCGGACGGGGCCCGTCCGATACTGATCCTCGACGACGTCTTCGCCGAGCTGGACGCGCGCCGACGTCGGCGCCTGGCCGAGCTGGCCGGAGAGGCCGAGCAGCTGATCATCACGGCCGCCGTCGACGACGACGTCCCTGAGTCGCTGCTGCAGCATGCCCTGCGTGTGGAGTCCGAGGACCAGCTGAGCCGGGTCAGCATGCTCGAGACCCCCGAGGACGGATCATGA
- a CDS encoding DUF721 domain-containing protein: MSAARAGTGDQDQPEVEPSPDGVPVHEAEDAASLVLARMRRAAEARGEHRMRGVPRGSSLAGDPRKPAAPRQKASGKSSVDRRDPSLLGSVVGGLISTRGWSSPVAVGSVIARWDQLVGEQVAAHCRPERFENGVVDVACDSTAWATNLKLMQPQLMEMFTRELGRGIVTGLRIRGPQAPSWKKGRWSVRGPGPRDTYG; encoded by the coding sequence ATGAGTGCTGCGCGTGCGGGCACGGGAGACCAGGATCAGCCGGAGGTCGAGCCCAGTCCCGACGGCGTTCCGGTCCATGAGGCCGAGGACGCCGCCTCACTGGTGCTGGCACGTATGCGCCGGGCCGCCGAAGCACGCGGTGAGCATCGGATGCGAGGCGTGCCGCGCGGCTCCTCCTTGGCCGGGGATCCTCGGAAGCCTGCCGCACCCAGGCAGAAGGCGTCCGGGAAGAGCTCCGTCGATCGCCGTGATCCCAGTCTGCTGGGTTCGGTGGTCGGTGGGCTGATCAGCACCCGCGGCTGGTCCTCCCCGGTGGCGGTCGGATCCGTCATCGCCCGCTGGGACCAGCTGGTGGGGGAGCAGGTGGCCGCTCACTGCCGGCCGGAGCGTTTCGAGAACGGAGTGGTCGACGTCGCCTGTGACTCCACCGCATGGGCCACCAATCTCAAGCTCATGCAGCCGCAGCTGATGGAGATGTTCACCCGGGAGCTCGGGCGGGGAATCGTGACCGGTCTGCGCATCCGTGGGCCGCAGGCGCCGAGCTGGAAGAAAGGCCGATGGTCGGTCCGTGGGCCGGGTCCCCGGGACACCTACGGCTGA
- the gyrB gene encoding DNA topoisomerase (ATP-hydrolyzing) subunit B, with protein sequence MTSEDNTLPSAAEKPEQPAPAQSGSPAIPAQSGGYGASDITVLEGLEAVRKRPGMYIGSTGERGLHHLVYEVVDNSVDEALAGHCSHIEITLQDDGGVRVTDDGRGIPVDMHPSEGRPTVEVVMTILHAGGKFGGGGYAVSGGLHGVGISVVNALSARVDTTVRRQGHEWSISFAHGGKPITELTRGEPTEETGTTQVFYPDPTIFESIEFDFETLRARFQQMAFLNKGLRITLADERSIERNQVVSDEIVEGDDAEAELADGEAVPAEPGEGAEAVAETHAGRVVVYQYDHGLLDYVNHLNSAKKAENVHEDVIAFESDDDERGITAELAMQWTTTYSESVHTYANTINTHEGGTHEEGFRAAMTGLINRYAREKQILREKDDNLTGEDIREGLTAVISVKLSEPQFEGQTKTKLGNTEARAFVHKVVNEHLGDWLERNPSSARDIVRKAQSAAQARMAARKARENARRKSPLETLGMPGKLADCSSKDPSRCEVYLVEGDSAGGSAKRGRDPETQAILPLRGKILNVERARLDKALGNQEIQSMITAFGTGIGEDFDIAKLRYHKIVLMADADVDGQHISTLMLTLLFRYMRPLIEHGYVYLAQPPLYRLKWSNAPHDYVFTDAERDQALKDGLSAGRRLPKDLGIQRYKGLGEMDYGELWDTTMDPQHRTLLQVSMDDAAAADEIFSILMGEDVESRRGFIQQNAKDVRFLDI encoded by the coding sequence GTGACCTCGGAAGACAACACCCTCCCGTCCGCCGCTGAGAAGCCTGAACAGCCGGCCCCCGCGCAGTCGGGATCACCAGCCATCCCGGCGCAGTCCGGAGGATATGGCGCCTCGGACATCACCGTCCTGGAAGGCCTCGAGGCTGTCCGCAAACGTCCGGGGATGTACATCGGCTCCACCGGCGAGCGGGGGCTGCACCACCTGGTCTACGAGGTCGTGGACAACTCGGTGGATGAAGCCCTGGCCGGCCACTGCTCCCACATCGAGATCACTCTGCAGGATGACGGCGGCGTGCGCGTCACCGATGACGGCCGCGGCATTCCGGTGGACATGCACCCCTCCGAAGGCAGGCCGACGGTGGAGGTCGTGATGACGATCCTCCACGCCGGCGGCAAGTTCGGCGGCGGAGGCTATGCGGTCTCCGGCGGTCTGCACGGGGTCGGCATCTCGGTGGTCAACGCGCTCTCGGCCCGGGTGGACACCACGGTGAGACGCCAGGGCCATGAGTGGTCGATCTCCTTCGCTCACGGCGGCAAGCCCATCACGGAGCTCACGCGCGGCGAGCCCACTGAGGAGACCGGGACCACGCAGGTCTTCTACCCGGACCCGACCATCTTCGAGAGCATCGAGTTCGACTTCGAGACTCTGCGGGCGCGCTTCCAGCAGATGGCCTTCCTGAACAAGGGACTGCGCATCACGTTGGCCGATGAGCGCAGCATCGAGCGGAACCAGGTCGTCTCGGACGAGATCGTCGAGGGCGATGACGCCGAGGCGGAGCTCGCCGACGGCGAGGCCGTCCCCGCGGAGCCGGGCGAGGGCGCCGAAGCCGTGGCTGAGACCCACGCAGGCCGTGTCGTCGTCTATCAGTACGACCACGGGCTGCTGGACTACGTGAATCATCTGAACTCCGCGAAGAAGGCCGAGAACGTCCACGAGGACGTGATCGCCTTCGAGTCCGACGATGACGAGCGTGGCATCACCGCCGAGCTGGCCATGCAGTGGACCACGACGTACTCGGAGTCGGTGCACACCTATGCGAACACGATCAACACCCATGAGGGCGGCACCCACGAGGAGGGCTTCCGCGCGGCGATGACCGGTCTGATCAACCGCTATGCGCGGGAGAAGCAGATCCTGCGTGAGAAGGACGACAACCTCACCGGTGAGGACATCCGGGAGGGACTCACCGCGGTGATCTCGGTGAAGCTCTCGGAGCCGCAGTTCGAGGGACAGACCAAGACCAAGCTGGGCAACACGGAGGCTCGGGCCTTCGTGCACAAGGTCGTCAACGAGCATCTCGGCGACTGGCTGGAGCGCAACCCCAGCTCGGCCCGAGACATCGTGCGCAAGGCCCAGTCGGCGGCGCAGGCTCGTATGGCGGCCCGGAAGGCTCGGGAGAACGCCCGGCGCAAGTCGCCTCTGGAGACGCTGGGCATGCCCGGCAAGCTGGCCGACTGCTCCTCGAAGGACCCTTCGCGCTGCGAGGTCTACCTGGTCGAGGGTGACTCCGCCGGCGGTTCGGCCAAGCGCGGCCGGGACCCGGAGACGCAGGCGATCCTGCCGCTGCGCGGCAAGATCCTCAACGTGGAGCGTGCCCGCCTGGACAAGGCGTTGGGCAATCAGGAGATCCAGTCGATGATCACCGCCTTCGGCACGGGCATCGGCGAGGACTTCGACATCGCGAAGCTCCGGTACCACAAGATCGTGCTGATGGCCGATGCCGACGTCGATGGTCAGCACATCTCCACACTGATGCTGACCCTGCTGTTCCGCTACATGCGGCCTCTCATCGAGCACGGCTACGTCTACCTGGCGCAGCCTCCGCTGTACAGGCTGAAGTGGTCCAACGCTCCGCATGACTATGTCTTCACCGACGCTGAGCGGGACCAGGCGCTGAAGGACGGCCTCTCAGCCGGCCGGAGGCTGCCCAAGGACCTGGGCATCCAGCGGTACAAGGGTCTGGGCGAGATGGACTACGGGGAGCTCTGGGACACCACCATGGACCCGCAGCACCGCACCCTGCTGCAGGTGTCCATGGACGACGCCGCCGCCGCCGACGAGATCTTCTCCATCCTGATGGGAGAGGACGTCGAGTCCCGACGCGGATTCATCCAGCAGAACGCCAAGGACGTCCGCTTCCTCGACATCTGA
- the gyrA gene encoding DNA gyrase subunit A — translation MSDNTENPEQPQPEEGVEGAVLTDRIRPVDLQTEMKRSYLDYAMAVIVGRALPDVRDGLKPVHRRVLYAMYDGGYRPERSFNKCARVVGDVMGNYHPHGDSAIYDALARLIQDWVMRYPLATGQGNFGNPGNDGPAAPRYTETKMAQLAMEMVRDINENTVDFQDNYDGKQQEPVVLPSRFPNLLVNGSSGIAVGMATNIPPHNLREVADGVKWYLQHPEASREQLLEALLERIKGPDFPTGAQILGTRGIEDAYRTGRGSITMRAVVSVEELQGRTCLVVTELPYHANPDNLAIKIAQLVKDGKVGGIADLRDESSGRTGQRLVVVLKRDAVAKVVLNNLYKHTQLQENFSANMLALVDGVPRTLSLDAFVHHWVTHQIDVIVRRTQFRLAKAEAEAHIKVGLLKALDDLDRVISTIRESSTVEAARQNLKALLDIDDDQAQAILDMQLRKLAALERQRLQQEYDELMLRIAEFKEILGDEVRQRQIISDELDGIVDKHGDDRRTHIVRGYDGDMSMEDLIPEEDVVVSITRDGYVKRTRIDNYRAQNRGGKGVRGAQLRADDIVEHFFVTTTHHWILFFTNLGRVYRTKCYDLMESGRDSKGQHVANIVAFQPDETIAGVLPLRSYEDAPHLVLATRNGLVKKTPLTDYDSPRQAGVIAINLRDDDELVSAKLISSEDDLMLVSRRGQSLRFTATDEALRPMGRATSGVTGMKFRGDDELLTADVVTEDSYVFVVTEAGYAKRSHVDEYRVQGRGGLGIKVGKLVEDRGDLVGAMVVEDDDEVLVVMQSGNVVRSAVEGVPSKGRDTMGVIFAKPRGKDRIIKVARSSGEALAATGEDQASEDATPAADVESVEGSAPIDAVALDSDSDGGHQ, via the coding sequence GTGAGCGACAACACCGAGAACCCTGAGCAGCCGCAGCCTGAGGAGGGCGTCGAAGGAGCCGTGCTGACCGACCGGATCCGGCCCGTGGACCTGCAGACGGAGATGAAGCGGTCCTACCTGGACTATGCGATGGCCGTGATCGTGGGCCGCGCGCTGCCGGACGTCCGAGACGGTCTGAAGCCGGTCCACCGCCGTGTCCTCTATGCGATGTACGACGGCGGCTACCGCCCGGAGCGCTCCTTCAACAAGTGCGCCCGCGTGGTCGGCGATGTGATGGGCAACTATCACCCGCACGGCGACTCGGCGATCTACGACGCCCTGGCGCGCCTGATCCAGGACTGGGTGATGCGCTACCCGCTGGCCACCGGCCAGGGGAACTTCGGCAACCCTGGCAACGACGGCCCGGCGGCTCCCCGATACACCGAGACCAAGATGGCCCAGCTGGCCATGGAGATGGTCCGGGACATCAATGAGAACACGGTCGACTTCCAGGACAACTACGACGGCAAGCAGCAGGAGCCGGTCGTCCTGCCGTCCCGGTTCCCGAATCTGCTGGTCAATGGCTCCTCCGGCATCGCCGTCGGCATGGCCACCAATATTCCGCCGCACAACCTCCGCGAAGTCGCGGACGGGGTCAAGTGGTACCTGCAGCATCCGGAGGCCTCCCGGGAGCAGCTGCTGGAGGCGCTGCTGGAGCGGATCAAGGGCCCTGACTTCCCCACCGGGGCGCAGATCCTGGGCACCCGGGGCATCGAGGACGCCTATCGCACGGGCCGTGGCTCGATCACCATGCGCGCGGTGGTCAGCGTCGAGGAGCTGCAGGGCCGCACCTGCCTGGTGGTCACCGAGCTGCCGTACCACGCCAATCCGGACAATCTGGCGATCAAGATCGCCCAACTGGTCAAGGACGGCAAGGTCGGCGGCATCGCGGACCTGCGGGATGAGTCTTCGGGTCGCACCGGTCAGCGTCTGGTGGTGGTGCTGAAGCGAGATGCCGTGGCGAAGGTCGTGCTCAACAACCTGTACAAGCACACCCAGCTGCAGGAGAACTTCTCGGCGAACATGCTGGCGCTGGTCGACGGCGTCCCGCGCACGCTGAGCCTGGACGCCTTCGTCCATCACTGGGTGACGCATCAGATCGACGTCATCGTCCGGCGGACCCAGTTCCGGCTGGCGAAGGCCGAGGCCGAGGCGCACATCAAGGTGGGTCTGCTGAAGGCTCTCGATGATCTGGATCGGGTGATCTCGACGATCCGCGAGTCCTCCACGGTGGAGGCTGCGCGCCAGAACCTGAAGGCGCTGCTGGACATCGATGACGATCAGGCACAGGCGATCCTGGACATGCAGCTGCGCAAGCTGGCTGCGCTGGAGCGCCAGCGTCTCCAGCAGGAGTACGACGAACTGATGCTGCGGATCGCCGAGTTCAAGGAGATCCTCGGTGATGAGGTGCGGCAGCGCCAGATCATCTCCGACGAGCTCGACGGGATCGTGGACAAGCACGGTGATGATCGACGCACCCACATCGTGCGCGGCTATGACGGGGACATGTCGATGGAGGACCTCATCCCCGAGGAGGACGTGGTCGTCTCCATCACCCGCGACGGCTACGTCAAGCGGACCCGGATCGACAACTACCGGGCGCAGAACCGCGGGGGCAAGGGCGTGCGGGGGGCGCAGCTGCGCGCGGACGACATCGTCGAGCACTTCTTCGTGACCACCACGCATCATTGGATCCTGTTCTTCACCAACCTCGGGCGGGTGTATCGCACCAAGTGCTATGACCTGATGGAGTCGGGCCGCGACTCCAAGGGCCAGCATGTGGCGAACATCGTGGCCTTCCAGCCGGACGAGACCATCGCCGGGGTGCTGCCGCTGCGCAGCTATGAGGATGCTCCTCACCTCGTGCTGGCCACCCGCAATGGTCTGGTCAAGAAGACGCCACTGACGGACTATGACTCTCCCCGGCAGGCCGGCGTGATCGCGATCAATCTGCGCGACGATGATGAGCTCGTGTCGGCGAAGCTGATCTCCTCCGAGGACGACCTGATGTTGGTGTCCCGGCGAGGACAGTCTCTGCGCTTCACCGCCACTGATGAGGCGCTGCGGCCGATGGGCCGGGCGACCTCGGGGGTGACCGGCATGAAGTTCCGCGGGGATGACGAGCTGCTCACCGCCGACGTGGTCACCGAGGACTCCTATGTCTTCGTCGTCACTGAGGCCGGCTACGCGAAGCGCTCACATGTGGACGAGTACCGTGTGCAGGGCCGCGGCGGGCTGGGCATCAAGGTCGGCAAGCTTGTCGAGGACCGCGGGGATCTGGTCGGTGCGATGGTCGTGGAGGACGACGATGAGGTCCTGGTGGTTATGCAGTCCGGCAACGTCGTCCGTTCCGCGGTGGAGGGCGTGCCCTCGAAGGGCAGGGACACCATGGGTGTGATCTTCGCCAAGCCGCGTGGCAAGGACAGGATCATCAAGGTGGCCCGCAGCTCGGGGGAGGCCCTGGCTGCCACCGGGGAGGACCAGGCCTCCGAGGACGCGACACCAGCGGCCGATGTCGAGTCGGTGGAGGGCTCTGCCCCGATCGATGCAGTAGCGTTGGACTCTGACAGCGATGGAGGTCATCAGTGA
- a CDS encoding DUF3566 domain-containing protein, whose translation MRPTPKAKVRKARLLISKVDPWSVLKMSFLLSVALGIMTVVCAVMLWSVMDLTGIFDRVNDLLAQVLGTEGEGFAVEQMVTLGQVASFATIIAVINVVLLTVLAMLGAILYNLSASLVGGIGVTLTDD comes from the coding sequence GTGCGGCCGACGCCGAAGGCCAAGGTGCGCAAGGCTCGGCTCCTGATCTCGAAGGTCGATCCATGGTCGGTGCTGAAGATGAGCTTCCTGCTCTCTGTGGCGCTGGGCATCATGACGGTGGTCTGCGCGGTGATGCTGTGGTCGGTGATGGACCTGACAGGCATCTTCGATCGGGTGAACGATCTGCTGGCCCAGGTGCTGGGCACCGAGGGTGAGGGCTTCGCGGTCGAGCAGATGGTGACTCTGGGGCAGGTGGCGTCCTTCGCGACCATCATCGCGGTGATCAACGTGGTGCTGCTGACCGTGCTGGCCATGCTCGGTGCGATCCTGTACAACCTCTCAGCATCGCTGGTCGGCGGCATCGGCGTGACCCTGACTGATGACTGA
- a CDS encoding DLW-39 family protein, which produces MRRLAVTALLVAGILGYRRWRQAEDGRRVWRGATDSV; this is translated from the coding sequence ATGCGACGTCTCGCAGTCACCGCTCTGCTCGTCGCCGGTATCCTGGGGTACCGGCGCTGGAGACAGGCTGAGGATGGTCGGCGCGTATGGCGCGGTGCCACTGACTCGGTCTGA
- a CDS encoding copper amine oxidase produces MPRLNLPRISAALLSAGAVISLLLVGCADAETETAAETEPDVSHLDCGHGLPLEQTMASGSSWSMCFSVDPKRGMVLSDIHFAAADREPVQLIHELSLAQMEVPYDDGERLTSDITEAGFGGTRMHSLTETECLGDRLALEIPNIGDGTQHGDSPEREVLCSETQDSGLAYRSHADGMLTVARGDEWRLSTISKVGWYEYISEYTFGSDGSIRPALGATGDLSPVDYTDEDHGWPVGDGDADYAASHSHNVVWKVHWDLGEDEEMAVEQYDAEPTGDAGSQSPVVDGSLTRISEPSAHHGDDRRWWRVMAPDLLNDNGHPISYEINLGVTDSFTFVEEGHHHGEDAGYDIAFTNHDECQVFATRNRGGCGRTVLDYIDEDDTGTLEDIVSWVAIGYHHVPRDEDQSPMEMHWQSFTMGPRDFTSTRADVPEEREGIDGMPEDSEFTRHLDDDHDGSDIDLDELDDLEEPQDD; encoded by the coding sequence ATGCCTCGCCTCAACCTTCCTCGTATTTCAGCCGCTCTGCTCTCCGCTGGAGCCGTCATCTCACTGCTGCTGGTCGGCTGCGCCGATGCTGAGACGGAGACCGCTGCGGAGACCGAGCCGGACGTCTCCCATCTGGACTGCGGACATGGTCTGCCGCTGGAGCAGACCATGGCTTCCGGCTCGAGCTGGTCGATGTGTTTCTCAGTGGACCCGAAACGCGGCATGGTGCTCTCCGACATCCACTTCGCCGCCGCCGACCGAGAACCCGTCCAGCTGATCCATGAGCTCTCCCTGGCGCAGATGGAGGTCCCCTACGACGACGGCGAACGCCTGACCTCGGACATCACGGAGGCCGGCTTCGGGGGCACCCGCATGCACAGCCTGACCGAGACGGAGTGCCTCGGAGACCGCCTCGCCCTGGAGATCCCGAACATCGGAGACGGCACCCAGCACGGCGACTCCCCTGAACGCGAGGTCCTCTGCTCGGAGACGCAGGACTCTGGTCTGGCCTACCGCTCCCATGCAGACGGGATGCTGACCGTCGCTCGCGGGGACGAGTGGCGACTTTCCACGATCTCCAAGGTGGGCTGGTACGAATACATCAGCGAATACACCTTCGGCTCGGACGGCTCCATCCGCCCGGCGCTGGGTGCCACCGGCGACCTCTCCCCGGTGGACTACACGGACGAGGACCACGGATGGCCTGTCGGCGACGGCGACGCCGATTACGCCGCCAGCCACTCGCACAACGTGGTGTGGAAGGTCCACTGGGACCTCGGCGAGGATGAAGAGATGGCGGTCGAGCAGTACGACGCCGAGCCCACGGGCGACGCAGGATCGCAGTCACCCGTCGTCGACGGATCGCTGACACGGATCAGCGAGCCCTCCGCCCATCACGGTGACGACCGGCGATGGTGGCGGGTCATGGCTCCGGACCTCCTCAACGACAACGGGCACCCCATCTCCTACGAGATCAACCTCGGCGTCACCGACAGCTTCACCTTCGTGGAAGAGGGTCACCATCACGGCGAGGACGCCGGATACGACATCGCCTTCACCAACCACGACGAATGCCAGGTCTTCGCCACGCGGAACAGGGGAGGCTGCGGCCGCACCGTGCTGGACTACATCGACGAGGACGACACCGGCACATTGGAGGACATCGTCTCCTGGGTGGCGATCGGGTATCACCACGTGCCCCGGGACGAAGACCAGTCGCCCATGGAGATGCACTGGCAGAGCTTCACCATGGGGCCGAGGGACTTCACCTCCACCCGCGCGGACGTCCCTGAGGAGCGGGAAGGCATCGACGGCATGCCGGAGGACTCCGAGTTCACCCGGCACCTCGACGACGACCACGACGGCAGCGACATCGACCTCGACGAGCTGGACGACCTGGAAGAACCTCAGGACGACTGA
- a CDS encoding PhzF family phenazine biosynthesis protein has protein sequence MSREFRQIDVFTTGPFTGNPLAVVADAEGLDEDTMRRFSAWTNLSECTFLLPPTVPEADYRVRIFSLDTELPFAGHPTLGTARAWLDLGGRPARDDLLIQECPAGLIRVRRDGDTLAFAAPPRLRTGPVDPQLREAIRRVLGVSEQQLVDASWADNGPGWIAVLLDSAETVLSLRPELTRGGLDDLKVGVVAPAADGDADVEVRAFFSAGRALPEDPVTGSLNASVAQWLTETGRLTAPYVAAQGTAMGRRGRVHVDADSDGTLWIGGEAKVAVRGSLEI, from the coding sequence ATGAGTCGAGAATTCCGCCAGATCGACGTGTTCACCACGGGCCCGTTCACCGGGAATCCGCTCGCTGTGGTCGCCGACGCCGAGGGCCTCGACGAAGACACCATGCGACGGTTCTCTGCCTGGACGAACCTCTCCGAGTGCACCTTCCTGCTGCCGCCCACGGTGCCGGAGGCTGACTACCGGGTACGGATATTCAGCCTGGACACGGAGCTCCCCTTCGCGGGGCATCCCACTCTGGGCACAGCCCGCGCCTGGCTGGACCTGGGCGGACGCCCGGCCCGGGACGACCTGCTGATCCAGGAGTGCCCCGCCGGCCTGATCCGGGTCCGGCGCGACGGCGACACTCTCGCCTTCGCCGCCCCGCCGAGGCTGCGCACCGGCCCGGTGGACCCACAGCTGCGTGAGGCGATCCGCAGGGTGCTGGGCGTCTCCGAGCAGCAGCTGGTGGACGCCTCCTGGGCCGACAACGGACCAGGGTGGATCGCTGTGCTTCTGGACAGCGCGGAGACGGTGCTCAGTCTGCGCCCCGAACTGACCCGGGGCGGGCTGGATGACCTGAAGGTCGGCGTGGTGGCCCCCGCCGCGGACGGGGATGCCGACGTCGAGGTCCGGGCCTTCTTCTCCGCGGGTCGGGCCTTGCCGGAGGACCCCGTGACCGGCAGTCTCAACGCCTCGGTCGCCCAGTGGCTCACCGAGACGGGCAGGCTCACCGCCCCTTATGTGGCGGCTCAGGGCACGGCGATGGGCCGGCGCGGTCGGGTCCATGTGGACGCCGACTCGGACGGCACCCTGTGGATCGGCGGAGAGGCGAAAGTCGCGGTGCGCGGGTCCCTCGAGATCTGA